From the Lathyrus oleraceus cultivar Zhongwan6 chromosome 4, CAAS_Psat_ZW6_1.0, whole genome shotgun sequence genome, one window contains:
- the LOC127075202 gene encoding protein MAIN-LIKE 2-like — protein sequence MSWSIDNKFILVLCERWRPETHTFWFPTGECTVTLEDVYMLLGLRIEGKAVNGKTNYANSICMELLDTDLLDDNARGQGILLSRLKSYYNSLYLDEHSTEDARIIKTRCYIMLLLGSFLFPEGSGSSMHIMYLPLLRDVDRIGSYSWGSACLAYLYSSLCKNSHKDTSTFSGCAVLLQAWGWSRLPSLAPVNNNPFTFPYAKKWSARGMSYSRCPRHCITQYRNLLDHLRQTDFIWRPYLKLDHEHEVNPEDAAVWTACTPIIRFTTVEMHNTDRVKLQFGMVQNIPDPPASLREWHMRKVNDQWNFNPWQTFARSECRKWKHRHDHVLTNAVMPNKVWTQPYGEHAHR from the exons atgtcttggtctatagataacaagttcattctagtcttatgcgaaagatggaggccagagacacacacattttggtttccaaccggtgagtgtaccgtgacgttagaagacgtctacatgcttttaggactacgaattgaaggcaaagctgttaatggtaagaccaactatgcaaattcaatttgcatggagcttttagacactgatttgttagatgataatgctagaggtcaaggtatactactctcacgcctaaagtcatattataatagtttatatttagatgagcattctaccgaagatgctcgaataatcaaaactaggtgttacattatgttgttactaggatcctttttatttcccgaaggtagtggttctagcatgcatattatgtacttacctctacttagagatgtagatagaataggtagttacagttggggatccgcatgtctagcctatctctatagttcgttgtgcaaaaactcccacaaagacacatctacattttctggatgtgctgttttgctacaagcatggggatggtcaagactaccgtctctagcaccggtcaataacaaccctttcacttttccatatgcaaaaaa atggtcggcacgtggtatgagttacagcagatgtccgagacactgtattactcagtatcgcaacctgttggatcaccttcgacagacagac ttcatttggcgtccataccttaaaCTGGATCATGAGCATGAGgtcaaccctgaagacgcagccgtatggacagcatgcacaccgataatacggttcacaacagtggagatgcacaacaccgatcgtgtgaagctgcagttcggtatggtccagaatatcccagatcccccagctagcctacgagaatggcatatgcgtaaagtgaacgaccaatggaacttcaacccttggcaaaccttcgcaagatcggagtgtcgcaagtggaagcaccgtcatgaccatgtcttaactaACGCAGTCATGCCAAATAAGGTATGGACGCAGCCGTATGGAGagcatgcacaccgataa